A single genomic interval of Spirosoma taeanense harbors:
- a CDS encoding META domain-containing protein yields MRNAILLASLLLLMAFQCSSDKEPVVAPGVAKLIGTWRLVDPSSSYDVTLQLVLDKENPPVDVTPFKASGRSSVNQYNALLFAAADGMILVSEVGSTKMAGPAEAMEFEQAYFTNLKNIVRYELTNDRLRIQYGGPKPGVLVYEKTN; encoded by the coding sequence ATGAGAAACGCTATTCTGTTAGCTTCGCTACTCCTGCTGATGGCTTTTCAATGCAGCAGCGATAAGGAACCCGTCGTAGCGCCGGGCGTAGCGAAGCTGATTGGAACCTGGCGGCTTGTTGACCCGAGTTCTTCCTACGACGTAACGCTTCAGCTGGTGCTGGATAAAGAAAACCCTCCGGTTGACGTTACGCCATTCAAAGCCAGTGGAAGATCGTCGGTTAATCAATACAATGCCTTGTTGTTTGCCGCTGCCGATGGCATGATTCTGGTAAGTGAAGTAGGTAGCACAAAAATGGCTGGCCCCGCCGAAGCCATGGAATTTGAACAGGCTTACTTCACGAATCTGAAGAACATTGTTCGCTATGAACTGACAAACGACCGGCTGCGGATTCAGTATGGAGGCCCAAAGCCGGGCGTACTGGTTTACGAAAAAACGAACTAG
- a CDS encoding serpin family protein, with translation MKTNPFVRLTAIVTGSMLMALSCKNSTVTPTPNPNSATGELRVSAPFASQTTQFAFDLANRVIAQDGQAKNVFISPLSLHIVLGMLLNGANGQTAQEIQKTLKLDAQTLAEANQTYQNLMQNLPAVDPSVTMTLANSVWYRNTFEVATSFQDLLKQTFSAEVSPQDFNDPATVGKINIWASQKTNGKIPKVIDQIQPNNVMFLLNALYFKGDWKTQFNPGQTIDAPFKLASGQSVTVRMMRLNTELRRTSRANFMAFELPYGSDKFAMTVLLPAQNVTAESLASTLTSADWNQLQKDMTMGKIDIGLPKFTLNYEVKLNNVLSAMGMPTAFTDRADFTKMNANGGLTLSFVKQNTFVAVDEKGTEAAAVTTGGVSVTSAPVPILCDRPFVFVIHEKASGTVLFVGRIADPTKTNS, from the coding sequence ATGAAAACGAACCCTTTTGTAAGGTTAACCGCCATCGTAACTGGTTCTATGCTGATGGCGCTTAGCTGCAAGAACTCAACCGTAACGCCTACGCCGAATCCTAATTCGGCAACCGGTGAACTGCGCGTCTCGGCACCCTTTGCCAGTCAGACGACCCAGTTTGCATTTGATCTGGCCAATCGAGTTATCGCGCAGGACGGGCAGGCTAAAAACGTGTTTATTTCGCCATTGAGCCTGCATATTGTGCTGGGCATGCTTCTGAACGGAGCGAATGGACAAACGGCACAGGAAATTCAGAAAACGCTTAAACTGGACGCACAGACGCTGGCCGAAGCCAATCAGACGTATCAAAACCTGATGCAGAACCTGCCCGCCGTGGACCCGAGCGTGACGATGACGCTGGCAAACTCGGTTTGGTACCGGAATACGTTTGAGGTAGCGACATCGTTTCAGGACCTTCTGAAACAGACTTTCAGCGCAGAAGTGTCGCCCCAGGACTTCAACGACCCGGCTACAGTCGGCAAAATAAACATCTGGGCCAGCCAGAAAACCAATGGTAAGATTCCGAAGGTTATTGACCAGATTCAGCCCAACAATGTTATGTTCCTGCTGAACGCTTTGTATTTCAAGGGTGACTGGAAAACGCAGTTCAATCCGGGTCAAACTATCGATGCGCCGTTTAAACTGGCTTCGGGCCAGTCGGTAACGGTGCGAATGATGCGGCTCAATACAGAGCTGCGCCGGACCAGTCGTGCCAACTTCATGGCCTTTGAACTGCCCTACGGCTCCGATAAATTTGCGATGACCGTATTGCTGCCCGCGCAGAATGTTACGGCTGAGTCGCTGGCCAGCACCTTAACCAGCGCCGACTGGAACCAGTTGCAGAAAGACATGACCATGGGCAAGATTGATATTGGCCTGCCTAAGTTTACGTTAAACTACGAAGTCAAGTTGAACAATGTGCTAAGTGCTATGGGTATGCCAACGGCGTTTACCGATCGTGCTGACTTCACTAAGATGAATGCAAACGGCGGGCTGACGCTCAGCTTTGTGAAACAGAACACGTTTGTTGCGGTTGACGAGAAGGGTACCGAAGCAGCTGCCGTAACAACGGGTGGGGTTTCGGTCACGTCAGCGCCTGTCCCAATTCTGTGCGACCGGCCATTTGTGTTCGTCATCCATGAAAAAGCATCGGGAACCGTACTGTTCGTAGGCCGGATTGCCGATCCAACGAAAACAAACTCATGA
- a CDS encoding RNA polymerase sigma factor, with amino-acid sequence MQDEYALVEGCRRGDRIVQRQLYERFAGKLFVVCKRYVRDPDEAEDVLQDSFVKIYRHIESFRFECPLEAWLKRIVINTALKHLRKQKPWEHTADVQELGPVLPQADESLPTLNYQYLLQLIQELPPGCRTVFNLYAIEGYNHLEIAEMLDIAEGTSKSQYARARGLLQQKLQSDSRTADGRIAANYSYEQRLRNE; translated from the coding sequence ATGCAGGATGAATACGCATTAGTCGAAGGATGCCGACGAGGGGATCGGATTGTGCAGCGACAGCTCTACGAGCGGTTTGCCGGGAAGCTCTTTGTGGTCTGCAAACGATACGTTCGTGATCCTGACGAAGCCGAAGACGTTCTGCAGGATTCGTTCGTAAAGATTTACCGGCACATCGAATCGTTTCGATTCGAGTGTCCTCTTGAAGCCTGGCTGAAACGCATTGTGATCAACACGGCCCTGAAACATTTACGTAAACAGAAGCCGTGGGAGCACACAGCCGACGTACAGGAGTTGGGTCCGGTGCTGCCGCAGGCAGATGAAAGCCTGCCCACGCTGAACTATCAGTACCTGCTGCAACTGATTCAGGAACTGCCGCCGGGTTGCCGAACGGTGTTTAACCTGTATGCCATTGAAGGCTATAATCACCTGGAGATAGCCGAGATGCTCGACATCGCCGAGGGGACATCAAAATCGCAGTATGCCCGGGCACGGGGTCTGCTGCAACAAAAATTACAATCGGATAGTCGTACTGCGGACGGACGGATCGCAGCCAACTATTCATACGAACAACGACTACGAAATGAGTGA
- a CDS encoding sugar phosphate isomerase/epimerase family protein gives MNRRDALRYSLGTGLAVLSYPAQAAINNREWLSLKSRFRIGACDWSIGPAGDSNAFAVAKQIGLDGVQVSLNTRTDTEHLRRATMQQQVKQAAQRAGVAISGLAIGLLNEIPYKSDPRTEAWVADSVDVAKALGVKNVLLAFFSNNDLRNDPKGTQVVIDRLKMVAPKAEKAGVVLGIESWLSAPEHVAILDAVGSPAVKVYYDVCNSTVMGYDIFKEIRALGKDRICEVHLKENGHLLGKGDVDLVEVRQALDDIGYEGWLQLEGAVPAGKPMLESYIENNRTVRAIFG, from the coding sequence ATGAATCGTCGCGATGCGCTACGCTATTCATTGGGGACCGGTTTAGCCGTACTGTCTTATCCGGCACAGGCGGCTATTAACAACCGGGAATGGCTTAGTTTAAAGAGCCGGTTCAGGATTGGTGCCTGCGATTGGTCTATTGGGCCTGCGGGCGATAGCAACGCCTTTGCGGTGGCTAAACAGATTGGCCTCGACGGTGTGCAGGTAAGTCTGAACACACGAACTGACACCGAACATCTGCGCCGGGCGACTATGCAACAGCAGGTTAAACAGGCGGCTCAGCGGGCTGGCGTTGCCATCAGCGGACTGGCTATCGGTTTACTAAACGAAATCCCTTACAAATCTGATCCGCGCACCGAAGCCTGGGTAGCCGACAGTGTCGACGTCGCCAAGGCGTTGGGCGTAAAAAACGTTTTACTGGCATTTTTCTCGAACAACGACCTTCGAAATGACCCTAAAGGCACGCAGGTGGTCATTGACCGGCTGAAGATGGTAGCGCCCAAAGCCGAAAAAGCCGGCGTAGTATTGGGCATCGAGTCGTGGCTTTCGGCGCCAGAGCATGTGGCCATTCTGGACGCCGTTGGCTCTCCGGCCGTAAAAGTTTATTATGACGTCTGCAACTCAACGGTCATGGGATACGACATCTTCAAGGAAATCCGGGCGTTGGGTAAAGACCGTATCTGTGAGGTTCACCTGAAAGAAAACGGCCACTTACTGGGCAAAGGCGACGTAGATTTAGTGGAAGTTCGGCAGGCGTTAGACGACATTGGGTATGAGGGCTGGCTGCAGCTGGAAGGAGCGGTGCCCGCCGGAAAGCCCATGCTGGAAAGTTATATTGAGAACAACCGGACCGTTCGGGCGATATTTGGTTGA
- a CDS encoding PVC-type heme-binding CxxCH protein, with protein MRTTFSFSAFPLVLTTGFVLLAAQVMQPVKQDIRSAPADEPMRQHSAVVGNDSTRLYLPDDLEATLWAEAPMFYNPTNMDIDVRGRVWITEAVNYRKFNNKPEERLNHPEGERIVILQDTNGDGKADDSKVFVTDPDLVSPLGIAVVGNKVIVSCSPNLVVYTDENGDDKPDRKEVMLTGFGGLDHDHALHAVVVGPDGKYYFNTGNAGPHVVTDKDGWTLRSGSLYVGGTPHNKINHGNQVSDDGRVWTGGMALRINPDGSRLKVMAHNFRNNYETALDSYGNMWQNDNDDQVVACRTSWLMEGANAGYFSSDGTRYWQADQRPGQTIPTAHWHQDDPGVLPVGDITGAGSPTGIVVYEGDELGPQYRGMLLSAEAGRNVIFGYKPEPWGAGYRLPRTDLISTFPKVDENYKWNDIDSDTRKWFRPSDVAVGTDGALYIADWYDPVVGGHQMQDRKGYGRIYRITPKGKRLRSPRIDLNTTAGQMAAFLSPAVNVRALGFEALKEQGEKVIEPVMALLSSPNPYHRARAIFLLAHLGAEGQFEVERLLKASDAPVRITALRALRSITPENSKSNPGLTASQKALLPLLGNLATDPNAAVRREVAVALRDIPYADCRFMLLNLVKGYDGQDRYYLTALGEAADGKEEALFADLRPTLPADPLKWDQRTANLIWELHPPSAVSLLKKRAEASTLSADARRQAVVALGFIKSQAAAQAMMDLVKSDNGSIAEQAKYWTGFRRGNDWATLVKWEEVMPTKVSAEEQKMLAKRQILLDEYKSDSEKRKVAIEMSRDVEGAKLLIGLAADDKLSEDLIKAAGPGIRTNTDQTVRTMGKEYFPWKPKPEPTTTTVTTTSTPTEAPTVASTVASTDTKAPVVPSSSTNVDAAVAQIAALTGNQQKGMSVFKASCTTCHRYGQQGNDIGPDLTMIHQKFDKNSLLDAIVHPSAGLAFGYEPWLVTTKSGQAYYGLLVSDNAQALVIKGVTGQKHTIPADNVNTRRQYKKSLMPEPSSMGLSQQQIADLAAYLLKQ; from the coding sequence ATGAGAACAACCTTTTCTTTTTCTGCTTTTCCGCTGGTGTTAACAACCGGCTTTGTGCTTCTGGCTGCGCAGGTCATGCAACCCGTAAAGCAGGACATTCGGTCGGCTCCGGCGGATGAACCGATGCGGCAGCATAGCGCCGTGGTAGGTAATGATTCGACCCGGCTGTATTTACCCGACGACCTCGAAGCCACGCTTTGGGCCGAGGCCCCCATGTTTTATAACCCAACCAACATGGATATTGACGTACGGGGGCGGGTCTGGATTACCGAAGCGGTCAATTACCGCAAGTTCAACAACAAACCCGAAGAGCGGCTGAACCACCCCGAAGGCGAACGTATTGTGATTCTGCAGGATACGAACGGCGACGGTAAAGCTGACGACAGCAAGGTCTTTGTAACTGACCCAGATCTGGTTTCGCCCCTTGGTATTGCCGTTGTTGGCAATAAGGTGATTGTGTCATGTTCGCCCAATCTGGTCGTGTATACGGACGAAAACGGCGATGATAAACCCGACCGGAAAGAGGTTATGCTAACCGGCTTTGGCGGGTTAGACCACGATCATGCCCTTCATGCGGTCGTTGTCGGGCCGGATGGTAAATACTACTTCAACACGGGCAATGCCGGCCCGCACGTTGTGACGGACAAAGATGGCTGGACGCTCCGGTCGGGTAGCCTGTACGTTGGTGGAACCCCTCATAACAAAATCAATCACGGCAATCAGGTCAGCGACGATGGGCGCGTCTGGACGGGTGGTATGGCGCTACGCATCAATCCGGACGGCTCCCGGCTGAAGGTGATGGCGCATAATTTCCGCAACAACTACGAAACCGCGCTCGACTCGTACGGAAATATGTGGCAGAACGACAATGACGATCAGGTTGTTGCCTGTCGCACGAGCTGGCTGATGGAAGGCGCCAATGCCGGGTACTTTAGCAGCGATGGCACCCGCTACTGGCAGGCCGACCAGCGCCCCGGACAGACGATTCCAACCGCCCACTGGCACCAGGACGATCCGGGCGTTTTACCAGTTGGTGACATCACCGGCGCGGGTTCGCCCACGGGTATTGTTGTTTACGAAGGTGATGAACTGGGGCCGCAGTACCGGGGCATGTTACTGAGCGCCGAAGCGGGCCGGAACGTAATCTTTGGGTATAAACCCGAGCCGTGGGGCGCGGGTTACCGACTGCCCCGCACGGATCTCATCAGTACCTTTCCAAAGGTTGATGAGAACTACAAATGGAACGACATTGACAGCGATACCCGTAAGTGGTTCCGGCCGAGCGACGTAGCAGTTGGTACAGATGGCGCGCTGTACATTGCCGACTGGTATGATCCGGTTGTGGGTGGCCATCAGATGCAGGACCGTAAAGGCTATGGCCGCATTTACCGCATTACGCCCAAAGGAAAACGGCTCCGGTCGCCCCGAATCGACCTGAACACAACCGCCGGACAGATGGCCGCCTTTCTTAGCCCGGCTGTTAACGTTCGGGCGCTGGGCTTTGAAGCCTTGAAAGAGCAGGGTGAAAAAGTTATCGAACCGGTAATGGCCTTGCTGTCGTCACCGAATCCATATCACCGGGCGCGGGCTATCTTCCTGCTGGCTCACCTGGGTGCCGAAGGGCAATTTGAGGTAGAGCGATTGCTGAAAGCCAGCGACGCGCCCGTACGTATTACGGCCTTGAGAGCTCTGCGGAGCATCACTCCCGAAAATTCAAAGTCAAATCCGGGCCTGACAGCCTCGCAGAAAGCGTTATTGCCCTTGCTGGGTAATCTGGCTACTGATCCCAATGCAGCCGTTCGGCGCGAAGTGGCCGTGGCTCTGCGCGACATTCCTTACGCCGATTGCCGGTTCATGCTGCTGAACCTGGTGAAGGGTTACGACGGGCAGGACCGTTATTACCTGACCGCACTTGGTGAGGCTGCTGATGGCAAGGAAGAAGCTTTATTTGCGGACCTCCGCCCTACCCTGCCCGCCGACCCCCTGAAGTGGGATCAGCGAACGGCTAATCTCATCTGGGAACTACACCCGCCCTCAGCGGTGAGCCTGCTAAAAAAGCGCGCCGAGGCATCGACGCTCTCAGCGGATGCCCGGCGGCAAGCCGTGGTTGCATTAGGCTTTATCAAAAGTCAGGCCGCTGCTCAGGCAATGATGGATCTGGTCAAATCAGACAATGGGTCGATTGCGGAGCAGGCCAAGTACTGGACTGGCTTCCGGCGGGGCAACGACTGGGCAACCCTTGTGAAGTGGGAAGAGGTAATGCCCACAAAAGTGTCGGCTGAGGAGCAGAAGATGCTGGCCAAGCGGCAGATTCTGCTGGATGAGTATAAGAGCGATTCCGAAAAACGTAAAGTCGCCATTGAAATGTCGCGGGATGTAGAGGGGGCCAAATTGCTGATCGGGTTAGCGGCTGATGATAAGCTATCGGAAGATTTGATTAAAGCGGCCGGTCCCGGTATACGCACCAATACGGACCAGACTGTTCGGACGATGGGCAAAGAATACTTTCCCTGGAAGCCTAAACCTGAACCGACAACCACTACCGTTACAACCACAAGCACTCCGACCGAAGCCCCTACGGTAGCATCAACCGTAGCGTCAACCGACACCAAAGCGCCGGTTGTGCCCTCCAGCAGCACGAACGTTGATGCTGCAGTTGCGCAGATTGCGGCCCTAACCGGTAATCAACAAAAAGGAATGAGCGTGTTTAAGGCCAGTTGCACAACCTGTCACCGATACGGGCAGCAGGGAAACGATATTGGCCCCGATTTGACGATGATTCACCAGAAGTTTGATAAGAATAGCCTGCTCGATGCCATTGTGCATCCCAGCGCGGGCCTTGCGTTTGGATACGAACCCTGGCTGGTGACGACAAAAAGCGGTCAGGCTTATTACGGCTTACTCGTTAGCGACAACGCACAGGCGCTGGTGATAAAAGGCGTAACGGGCCAGAAACACACTATCCCGGCAGATAATGTGAACACCCGTCGGCAGTACAAGAAAAGCCTGATGCCGGAGCCTTCATCCATGGGCCTGAGCCAGCAGCAAATCGCTGATCTGGCGGCTTATTTATTGAAGCAATAG